One Candidatus Hepatobacter penaei DNA window includes the following coding sequences:
- a CDS encoding lysophospholipid acyltransferase family protein translates to MVFYTVTLVWGIVCLPFLLGPLRWTVTISRLWCGWTLWLLRHLVGLDFRVTGALPSPPFIIAAKHESAWETLALTYLTHNPAFILKSSLLHMPILGWYFQKLGMIPVRSTHPTQSLKHMLTCADHIKQQGRPMIIFPEGTRVHPGTTPPLKTGLWHLYQHLQVPIVPVSLDSGQFWGRRSWIKKPGNIHVHIHPPFFNPHITKTELLTHIKQAINGQEN, encoded by the coding sequence GTGGTATTCTACACCGTGACCCTTGTGTGGGGCATTGTGTGTTTGCCCTTTCTCTTAGGACCACTGAGGTGGACGGTCACCATCAGCCGTCTGTGGTGTGGATGGACGTTGTGGCTGTTGCGTCATCTGGTCGGACTTGATTTTCGTGTCACCGGCGCCCTGCCTTCGCCTCCTTTTATCATTGCAGCCAAGCATGAGTCAGCGTGGGAAACCTTGGCCCTGACTTATCTCACCCATAACCCTGCGTTTATTTTAAAATCCAGCCTTCTTCACATGCCCATTTTAGGATGGTATTTCCAAAAATTAGGTATGATTCCTGTCAGAAGCACACACCCCACACAAAGCCTCAAACATATGTTGACTTGTGCAGACCATATCAAACAACAAGGGCGCCCTATGATTATTTTTCCAGAAGGCACCCGCGTCCATCCGGGCACAACACCGCCCCTTAAAACGGGACTTTGGCACTTATATCAGCACCTTCAGGTGCCGATTGTCCCTGTTTCTCTTGATTCAGGACAATTTTGGGGACGAAGGTCGTGGATCAAAAAACCAGGAAACATTCATGTTCACATTCACCCACCCTTTTTTAACCCCCATATCACAAAAACAGAACTATTAACCCACATCAAGCAGGCAATCAATGGCCAAGAAAACTAA
- a CDS encoding YdcF family protein, with translation MVVFAGTRKRFFWLGLVGGVLWLWLYGLGLFYAYIHFCGCHQHIRYQDGVVFTGSPGRIQSGLSLLRKKKLRTLFISGVRPTSKHRLFDKTKGLTVSFGFDAGNTRGNIEETRMWAKRHNLSHVTLITADYHMPRCLLLFRRYANHIGTHSYCLKTPLHERIVHGFQEYQKFLWSCVWGHLPKTNPASYAKRPKIS, from the coding sequence ATGGTTGTTTTTGCAGGCACGCGCAAACGTTTTTTTTGGCTGGGCCTTGTGGGCGGGGTTTTGTGGTTATGGCTTTATGGATTAGGCCTCTTTTATGCCTATATTCATTTTTGCGGCTGCCATCAACATATTCGCTATCAAGATGGGGTGGTGTTTACGGGCAGTCCTGGCCGCATTCAATCAGGCCTCAGCCTCTTGCGGAAAAAAAAGCTGCGGACACTGTTTATCTCGGGCGTGCGACCGACCTCAAAACACCGCCTTTTTGATAAAACTAAGGGATTGACCGTTTCTTTTGGGTTTGACGCTGGCAACACACGCGGCAACATCGAGGAAACCCGTATGTGGGCCAAACGCCATAACCTGTCTCATGTCACCTTGATCACGGCCGATTACCACATGCCCAGATGTTTGCTCCTTTTTCGTCGCTACGCCAACCATATTGGCACACACAGCTATTGCCTCAAAACCCCCCTTCATGAAAGAATTGTGCATGGATTTCAAGAGTATCAAAAATTCTTATGGTCGTGTGTGTGGGGACATTTGCCCAAGACAAACCCTGCGTCTTATGCAAAACGCCCTAAGATCTCTTAG
- the hemA gene encoding 5-aminolevulinate synthase: MPFDYTGHFSALIARVHAEKRYRVFSPLEKRVDTFPRALSYKSHKKEVVLWSTNDYLGLSMSQDGIDALADQAHQGGIGAGGTRNISGTHPLHVEIEKTLATLHNKPSALLFNSGYAANEWTLYTLGRLLPHCVILSDAENHASMIAGIRASGATKIIFQHNDMDHLSLLLKTLPQDVPKVIACESVYSMSGDFAKLEDLCTLARQYHALLYLDEVHAVGLYGPQGGGRSEATGLTPYIDLIQGTLGKAFGTLGGYIAGDACLVDIIRTHASGFIFSTALPAPILAASLVNIHRACHTPTLREEFWHAVYHTREALLEADLPIKPTPSHIIPLIVGNSHRCEMMSQTLLEEDGIYLQPINYPTVPRGQERFRITPLRPHTKGMIHDLVRALKRLWQDPQSSEHSA, from the coding sequence ATGCCTTTTGATTACACAGGTCATTTTTCTGCTCTCATTGCTCGTGTCCATGCAGAAAAACGCTATCGTGTTTTTAGCCCCCTTGAAAAAAGGGTCGACACCTTTCCCCGCGCCCTATCGTACAAATCTCACAAAAAGGAAGTGGTGCTGTGGAGCACCAACGATTATCTGGGCTTGTCTATGTCTCAAGATGGCATTGATGCCTTGGCTGACCAGGCCCATCAAGGCGGGATTGGCGCTGGGGGCACACGCAATATCTCAGGCACGCACCCCCTGCACGTGGAGATTGAAAAAACACTTGCCACCCTTCACAACAAACCAAGCGCCCTTTTGTTTAACTCTGGCTATGCTGCGAATGAGTGGACACTCTACACCTTAGGGCGTCTTTTACCGCACTGTGTTATTCTTTCAGATGCTGAAAACCATGCGTCCATGATTGCTGGTATTCGCGCATCGGGCGCCACAAAAATCATTTTCCAACACAACGATATGGATCACCTCTCCCTTCTGTTGAAAACACTTCCTCAAGATGTGCCTAAGGTGATTGCCTGTGAGTCGGTGTATTCCATGAGTGGTGACTTTGCCAAACTTGAAGATCTGTGCACCTTGGCCAGGCAATATCATGCCCTCCTTTACCTGGATGAAGTGCACGCCGTGGGTCTTTATGGCCCTCAGGGAGGAGGACGCTCAGAAGCCACAGGCCTTACGCCCTACATTGATCTGATTCAAGGCACACTGGGCAAAGCCTTTGGCACGCTGGGCGGCTATATTGCCGGTGATGCTTGCCTGGTGGATATTATCCGCACCCATGCGTCTGGGTTCATTTTTTCCACAGCACTTCCGGCGCCTATTTTGGCGGCCAGCCTGGTCAATATTCACCGCGCTTGCCACACGCCAACATTGCGGGAAGAATTTTGGCATGCTGTGTATCACACCCGGGAAGCATTACTGGAGGCAGACCTCCCCATCAAGCCCACGCCGTCACACATTATCCCCTTGATTGTGGGCAACAGTCACCGATGTGAAATGATGAGCCAAACGCTGCTTGAAGAAGATGGCATTTATCTTCAGCCCATTAACTATCCCACCGTTCCCCGCGGGCAAGAACGTTTTCGCATTACGCCCCTTAGACCCCACACAAAGGGCATGATTCATGACTTGGTGCGCGCCTTGAAAAGACTGTGGCAAGACCCGCAGTCATCAGAGCATTCCGCCTAG